A genomic window from Vigna radiata var. radiata cultivar VC1973A chromosome 2, Vradiata_ver6, whole genome shotgun sequence includes:
- the LOC106756426 gene encoding serine/threonine-protein kinase GRIK1 — MFEKTLSFACVMGCCSCFGFIRTPNRQRQRSKPAINNNLYQEPLLDVDDDIEDEEGDHLYNDEVNNTSGDDAEEETRPKRSEEILNLRVENDMVCRQFPVKDTHKVVRMEDENGNKMINEYIREYKIGSGSYGKVALYRSSVDGKHYAIKAFHKSHLLKLRVAPSETAMTDVLREVLIMKMVEHPNIVNLIEVIDDPESDHFYMVLEYVEGKWVCEGTGPACGLGEETARRYLRDIVSGLTYLHAHNIVHGDIKPDNLLITRHGTVKIGDFSVSQAVEDNKDELRRSPGTPVFTAPECILGLTYGGKAADTWAVGVTLYCMILGEYPFLGDTLQDTYDKIVNNPLVLPNNLNPPLKNLIEGLLSKDPRLRMTLGDVAEDSWIIGDDGPIPEYLCWCKRKSLGIENHDESKTN, encoded by the exons ATGTTCGAAAAGACTCTTTCTTTTGCCTGTGTGATGGGGTGCTGTAGTTGTTTTGGGTTCATCAGGACACCTAACCGTCAAAGACAAAGGTCTAAGCCTGCCATTAACAATAATCTCTACCAGGAGCCTCTGTTGGATGTTGATGATGACATTGAAGATGAAGAGGGCGACCATTTGTATAACGATGAGGTTAATAACACTAGTGGAGATGATGCCGAGGAAGAAACTCGGCCAAAGCGATCAGAAGAAATTTTGAACCTGAGAGTAGAGAATGACATGGTTTGTAGGCAGTTTCCTGTTAAAGATACTCACAAAGTTGTTCGTATGGAG GATGAAAATGGGAACAAGATGATAAATGAGTATATTCGTGAGTATAAGATTGGTTCTGGCAGCTACGGAAAAGTG GCTCTTTATCGTAGCTCTGTGGATGGAAAGCATTATGCAATCAAG GCCTTTCATAAATCTCATTTACTGAAGCTTCGAGTTGCACCCTCAGAAACTGCCATGACTGACGTACTACGAGAG gTTCTCATTATGAAAATGGTGGAACATCCTAATATAGTAAATCTCATTGAGGTGATTGATGACCCAGAGTCGGATCACTTCTATATGG TACTTGAATACGTAGAAGGCAAATGGGTCTGTGAGGGTACAGGTCCCGCATGTGGGTTAGGTGAAGAGACTGCTAGGAGATACTTGCGTGATATTGTTTCTGGATTAACTTATCTTCACGCTCAT AACATAGTACATGGGGATATTAAACCGGATAATCTGTTGATTACTCGTCATGGTACTGTGAAGATAGGGGATTTCAGTGTCAGCCAGGCTGTTGAG GATAATAAGGATGAGCTTCGTCGATCACCTGGCACTCCTGTTTTCACTGCACCAGAGTGTATTTTAG GTCTGACCTATGGTGGTAAAGCTGCTGACACCTGGGCAGTAGGAGTTACTTTATACTGTATGATATTGGGTGAATACCCTTTTCTTGGAGACACACTTCAAGATACATACGACAAA aTAGTCAATAATCCTTTGGTACTCCCCAATAATTTGAATCCGCCATTGAAGAACTTGATAGAAGGCTTACTTTCGAAAG ATCCAAGACTAAGGATGACTTTGGGTGATGTTGCGGAAGATAGTTGGATTATCGGAGATGATGGGCCAATTCCCGAGTACCTTTGTTGGTGCAAAAGGAAGAGCTTAGGGATTGAAAACCATGATGAGAGCAAGAccaactaa